The Haloarcula litorea genome contains the following window.
GCTCGCTGTACTGGCGGGTTCCCGAAACACGGTGAGAACGATGGCAACTAGAGACATCTACGAGAGCGGATTCGACGAAGACGTCCGAACGGAGTCGAGCGCGAACCAATGTCCCGAGTGTGACGGCCGGGTCACCACGAACACGGTCGAAACGGTCTGCGAGGACTGTGGCCTGGTCATCGACGAACAGCGCATCGATCACGGGCCGGAGTGGCGGGCGTACGACGACGAGAAGCGCGAGCGAACGGGTGCTCCACTCACTGCGGCCCGCCACGATCGCGGCCTGTCGACGGAGATCGGTCGCGGTACCGACGCGAAAGGGAACGAACTCTCGGGGCAGAAGCGACGGCGACTCGCGCGGATGCGCCGTGAGCAGACCCGGGGGCGCTGGCGGTCGAAAGCGGAACGAAATCTCGCCCACGGACTGGGCGAGGTGCGTCGGTTGGCGAGTGCGCTCGAACTCTCTGATTCGGTCCGCGACCAGGCGTGTCAGCTCTTCCGGAGCGCTCAGAACGAGGATCTGCTTCGGGGCAGATCCATCGAGGCCATCGCCGCGGCCAGCGTCTACGGAGCCTGCCGGTGCAACGGCCTCTCGCGGTTGGTGGGCGAGGTCAGTGAGATGGCCCGCGTCGCGGAGTCTCGAGTCACGAACGCGTACAAAACGCTGAACGAAGAGCTGGGCCTCCCCGCTGAACCCGTCTCCCCCAGCATGTTCGTGCCGCGCCTCGCCTCGGATCTCGAGTGCGCGGACGAGATCCGACAGCGGGCCCGAGCCCTCGCGGAACAGGCCGAGGAGCGCGGCGTCACGACGGGCGTCCATCCGGCCGGGTTCGCAGCGGCCTGCCTCTACAAGGCCGGTCGCGAAGAGGGGCGATGGTTGACGCAATCCGAGGCCGCGGACGTGGCGAACGCCTCGAAGGCGACCGTCCGGGCACACCGGGATACGTTGGAGGAACAGGTCGCCTGAGGCAGCCTACTGTTTCTCCGTCTGTATTGCATATCGTTCGACCCACGCTACGATTTAAACACGAAGACGAGCGAAGTTCTCTGTAGACTACTCTGTAAGCTAACCCACCTAAAGAGGCGGACTTTCACCATGGACTCCCGCTCTAACCGAATCTGGTACGGGTTTGACCCCGTTCGCGTTCAGCATCCCGGTGTTCAAGCGCACGCCTACGGGTGCGCCTCCTTCGCCGCCAGTTTGGTTGCGAAGGAGTCGATAGCCGATGTTCTTCGCTGCGTTGTAGTCCGCGTGGTTCTCGTATCCACAGGACTGACAGCGGAAGGTGTCCTGCGACGGGCGGTTGTCCTCGTGGGTGAACCCACACGACGAGCACCGTCGGGACGTGTTCTTCGGGTTTACCTGCTTAACCTGAATCCCGCGTCCCTCGGCCTTGTACGAGACGTAGTCGTACAGACGATTGAATGCCCACTCATGGAACTGGCGGGCGTCGGGCATCCGATCGCGGATATCCGTCAGGTCCTCGAAGGCGATAACCGTACAACCACTCTCGCTCGCTTCAGCGAGGATGTCGTTCGCGATACGGTGAAGATACTGCTCGAAGCGCCCCGTCTCCTTGCGTCCGACCGCTTGGACGTTCTCGTGGGCCCACCGCGAACCACACTCCTGCAGCGATTTGCGGCGCTGGACGTACTCCGTTCGCCAGTGGTTGAGTTCGTCGGCAGACCAGAACGCGCCAGTCGAGGTGACGGCGATGTTCTCGATCCCGAGGTCCACACCGAGAACCGTTCCGTTCTCGGCCGGTTTGGGATCGTCCACGTCCGCCTTTGTTCGGACGTGGAGGTAGAAGTCACCACGGCGATAGTGGAGTGTCGCGCCTGTCGTCTCCCATCGTTCAGAACGCAGGTACTTCGAGTGGGGCGTGTCACGAGTCTTGTCGGGCAAGACGTACTCGGCGGTGACACGCCCATCGACGGTAGACAACACGGCGTGGTCGTCATGGAACGTGGCGTTGCGCTGGTTGTATTCGCAGAACGGCGAGGAGAACGTCGGAATCGAAGCGTACTCGCCGTTCTTCCACTCGGCGACGACGCTCTTAAGCGCGTCAACAGCACGGTTACGAGCCGATTGGACGTGGTTGCTGTGGAGTCGCGTCTGCTCGCGAACCTCGTCATAGGTCATCTCATGCAGGACGGACGAACGGGTTTCAGCCCATTCGCCGTCCCACGCAGCGTCCACGACGTAATTGGCCGCCCACAGGAACTCGTCAATCGTCTCGTGAAGCAAGTCCGCCTGCTCGTCGGTCACCTCAAGTTTGACCGGGACAGTTCGACGGACCTCCATACAGCTCACAACTCGATCTATGCTTAAATGTATTAATATAGTCCGGTGGAGAATGGAGCCTTCCACCGACAACGGCAGTAGCGTAGGCAAGCGAACACACTCCTTCTCTCAGCTGCGGGGATCGGTTTCCAGAGGGTTGTATCTATGAACGGTCGTTACTCCGACTTTGAGGAACTACGGCCGACCGGCGAGGCGTCCCACATTCCGGACACGAGGCTGGACGACGGCTGTGAGGGTGCCCCCCGGCGGCAACGCGTCGCGACGAGCTCTGGTGGCTACCCCGATGCGCCGACGGTAACCGACGGCGAGTGCCGGTCCTGTGGGGCGTCAGTCCCAGACGGCCAGACGAAATGCCGGTTCTGTCTCTCTAACCATCTCGGAAGTGACGCCACTAGCACGAACGAGGCAGCGTCGACGACGTGCCTCGGCATCGTCCACCTGGTCGTCGAGTCGACCACGTTCTACGGCGCCGTGGCGAAGGGCGGCGCGGCGGCGAACCTCCTCTCCGCTAACGAGGCGGAGCCGGCCGTCGACGACTATACGCTCATCTACGATCTCGACGAGGCGCCGGCGCGCCAGCTGGCCGAGCAATGGCCCTCACTCCCCGACGCGGTACAGGTGTCGTCAGCGGAGGGAGAGCGGCTTCTCAGTGCCGCCCGTGACCGGACTGGGTGGCACGGGCAGGAAGCGCCGGAGCGTCAGGAGCAGGCCACGACGCGGCTCTACGACCAGCGTGGGGACGGCATCCGCGACGCGTCGCGTCTCGACGCGGTCCTCGACGACGCCGTCGACGCGGTGTGGCTGGTTCCAGCGATAGCGCTGACCGAATCCGCCGGCGAAGCTGGGGCTGATCGGCAGGCGTCGTCGGTACCGACGTCGCAGGAACTCGACTGTGAAACCTGTGGACGGGGGACCGACCATCGGTTCAAGACCCGCGAGTCGGTCCCGGATGCGGCGTGGACGGGCCAACCGATCTGGGAGTGCCGGGTGTGTGGCTCGGGTCGCTACGGGCCGAGTCCATCGACGCACCGTTCGTCTTAACCAACAAAATGGCTATATGATTCTCAATGTTGGTTAATAGGCGCACTCAGTTCCACAGCTACCCGCAGCCGGAGAGGTTTCTCTGCGCCGTGAATCGGCGAGGCGCTTCAAATGGACCCACGCAACACACCCGGATATCGACTGCATCGCTCACTCACCAATCTCAAGCGCATCGAGACGGCCGGACTCGACGACGCAGATCAGGAGCGGATCGAGGCAGCGAGAGCTCTCCTGCAGGACGTGAGTCTGCTCACCCAACCGCAACACAGCGGGGACGCCGATACACAGATCGAGTCCTGATCGACGTCGCAGGCCGGAATTCGGGTATCTCGTTCCAGAGGCTGTTTATTGCCCCCCAGAAGGGGTGCGGGGGAGAGAACCCCGAGGCCAACAGATGACCCACCTCACTGAACAATTCCATATTACCGAAAAGTAACAACGAAGGTGAATCACAAATGGACGACACGCTACGACGTACGGTACGAATCAAACTCGACGTACCCAGAGAACATCGTGGCGATCTCCATCAGACCAAGACTCAATTCCTCCACTGCGCTAACCGAACGAGCGAGTGGGCGTGGCGGTACGACGACGACTGTATCACCAGCAAGAGCAGGGCCGAAGAGGCCCTGTATGACGAGTTGAGGGAGGAAACCGAGCTCACCGCTAACCTCGTTCAGAAAGGTATTCGTCGCGCTATCACAGCCGTCAGGGCCGGCGTCGAGAAATTGACGCAGGGCAAGAAGACCAGCCAACCAAAGTTCGACTCGTGGAGCATCGTGTACGACAAACGCTCCGCGACGTTCAACGACGACCACGCTACCCTCTCGACGCCGAACGGAAGAGTCACCGCCGAATACGTTCTCCCACCTGAAAATCAGCGAGAGAACACGCCGTTCGGACGGTACTACGAGAGTGACAACTGGAATACGTCAAGTGCCACGCTCCAATATGACGAGAACGAGGACACGTTCTACCTGCAAGTTACGCTGAAAAATCCCGATTATGGGAGTGACGGACCGGAACGCCAAGAAAGCGAGTCATGTGATGATCTCCCCGAGAACGGAGTGGTTCTCGGCGTGGACTTGAACGTGACTGGCGCGTTCGTCGTCACCTCCACAGGCGAGTTCATTGGCAGTGCAGACTTCCTCACCCACAAGCGCGACCAATACGAGCAACGCCGCGGCTGCCTACAACAGACGGGTACTCGATCGGCCCACCTCACGATTCAATCTATTGGTAGTCAGTTCAGCGAGTGGTCATTAAACTGGCTCCACAACCAGGCCAACGACCTCATCGAGGAAGCCGGTGATGCGGATGTAGACGGGATTATTTTCGAGGACCTCACTCACATCCGCGAGAACATTGCGAACGGGAGCAAGTTCCAGCAGTGGGCCTACGCGAAGTTCGTGGAACTCGTTGAGTACAAGGTCGAATCTACTGATTTGTTCGTCGATTTCGTGAACCCAGCGTACACGAGCCAACGTTGCTCATATTGTGGGTGTACCCACGAGGATAATCGCGACGACAAGCAGTTCGAGTGCCGGTCATGTGGGTATGAGGTGAACGCTGATTACAACGCGGCGAAGAACATTGCAAACCGATACTGCAAGTATATCCATCGCGGGCAGAAGTCTCGCGGTGGATGGGCCACCAGTCAACTGGCCCTGAAGTCAGGGATGCTGAACGTGAATGGTGAATACACGCCTTCCGCCTAGCGCGGATAGAGCGGGAGTCCACTGACAAGTCTCTGGGCTTGACCCGGAGACGGTTGACGAAGTGCCGCTTTCCCATACTGCCAAACCAGTACGTCGTTCGCGACGGCGAAGTCCTCCACGCGGACCTCAGTTCCCCCGCCCCGATCGACGAGTAGCGTTGTTCGTCCCCCGGAAGGGGTGCGGGGCGATCCAGTCGCGGTCGCCCCGTGAGGTGATTGCTCGATGGGACATCGCGCACTCGTTGCGTATGAACGCACAGACGGACAGTACACGCTCCACTACAGCCATTGGGGTGCAGCGAACCTGAAGCTCAAGCACCGAATCTCGGCTGAGTCGCCGTTCGGTGGCGACGACGCCGACTCCAAGTGGGCGAAACAGCTGCTGGCTGAACTGGTCGATGGCCTCGAGGCAGATGCGGTCGACGGCTATCTCGCCGACGAGGATCGACCGTCGACGGTCGTCGAGCCGAAGCCCCGCGCCACCGGGCTCACCCTCGACGAGATCGTCGCTGACCATCTCGACTACCTCCACCACGAGGCGTTCTTCGTGGTGTCGACGACGTTCGAAGTGACCGCCTATCGGACGCTGTGGTTCGGGCTCCAGTACGAGTCGGAGACAGTCGAACAGGGGGAGACGGTCGGGAATGGCGCGCTCGCGACCGTTTGGTGGCACGACGGCGAGCCGGTCGGTGACGGCCACCTGCAGGGACAGTTCGCGGCCCTCAAAGACGTCGTCGGCGATATGCTCGACAAGGGCGTCTTCACGCCGTCGACGGCGAGGCAGTACCTGAAACGGAAACTCGCCGAGCGAGTCGGAGACCGACAGGAGCTGCTCATTCCGACCGGAGAATCACCCTTCGAAAAGGCGAGTCTGAACCACTTATAGTTGGCTCTGTTGAAATCCTTAGCCGCTGATAGTTTGCTGAGGGCCTGCTGCATACAGCGCGCGTATCTTGAAACCGTTCGTTGTCGAACGCCCGTTTTCAAGGACTATTATTGCAAAAACGTAACACCATCGGACAGCGTATGGATACAGTTGAGGAATCATGGAGATCGTCATCTCAGCAGACGGCACGCCCATTGCCTACGAACGAACCGGCAGCGGCCCGCCCCTCGTTCTTGTGCACGGGAGCGCCGATCTCCACACGTTCTGGGATTTGGCCGGGGCCCGTTCTGCCTTCGCGGAAGACTGTACGGTGTATGCGATGGACCGGCGTGGACGGGGTGAGAGTGGTGACGCTGCCGAGTACACACTAGAACGAGAGGCCGAGGACGTGGCAGCAGTCGTTAATGCGATAGACGAACCAGTAACGTTGCTTGGTCATTCCAGTGGAGCGCTTTTCTCTCTGGAGGCAGCCCTGCACACCGACAATTTGCGCAAACTCATCCTGAACGAACCTCCCGTAGCGGTCGGTGATCACGAACTCAACGTTGAAGAGACCGTCACTGAAATGAGAAGGTTACTGGAAGACGGTGAGCGCGAGCAGGCGCTCGTTCTGTTCCTGCAAGAAGTCGCCCAGCTCGCGCCGGAGGAACTCGACGCGGCTCGCTCGGCATCAATCTGGAAGGAGATGGTGAATGCTGCCAATACATTGCCCCGCGAGTTGCAAGCGATCGCTGAGTACGAGTTTGATGCTGCCCGGTTTGTAGAAATGACCACGCCGACCTTGGTGTTATCCGGCGGTGAAAGCCCGCCGTTCTACAAAGATGCAACGGAAGTGGTCACCGGCGCGCTTCCAAACAGCCGACTCGTTACCTTCGACGGGCACGCCCACGAACCCATGAACACCGCACCGGACCGCTTCGTTGACGAGGTACTCGCATTCGTCCGTGAATCAAACTAGCCGGGCCACAACCGGTCTCCGATCCATTTTCCGGCGGAGTTATTGTGACGAGCTGGCGTCAGCAACGAGAGGATCGCCGACGATCTCGATCCCGTACTGTTCGAGCTGCTCGATAACGCGGTTCATCTGTGCTTCCACCTCTGAATCATCTGGAATCGTCCATGTGTCGGCTGGGCTCCCGACCGACGCCCAGAGCTGTTCGAGGCCGGGTTCGTGGACGAACATAAGCCACCGCGTTTCTTCTTCAGTGAGGTAGCTGTGTGGCCGTCCGTGAGGTGCAAAGACTGTCGAGCCATTCGTCGCGGTGAAGCGCTCGCCATCAACTTCGAACGTCACTGTCCCGTCGATGATGTACCACATCTCATCATCAGATTGGTGTACGTGCATCGGCGGCGACTGTCCCGCAGGGACGTGCTCTTCGATCATCGAGAACGAGCCGTTGGTATTCTCCGCTGTGGCCTTCAGGACGGTGAGCGACCCGAGAGACCAGTACGCATCACCTTCTTGGGAGTCGAGCATCCACGCTTGCGGTTGTTCGTCCGTGTCCATGCGTCCATTACGTCTCCTCATAGTATAAGCGGCTAAGGTGGCTATTGCTGAATACCAGCCTCTATATTCAGCACGCTACATCTATCCGGTCCTGAGGGTTTCAACAGAGCCTACTAGTTCGATCTGCTTCGTGGCAACTGCTGTTTTTCAGGGGTCGGAATGGGTGAGCCCCGCCATAGGCTCGTGATTCGATGACCTCAGAGGACGACCCGTTTCACGACTGCGAGTTGGGTCCCGAGGCAATCCTCGGGACACGCACCTTCGAAGGCGTCCTGTTCACCGACAAGACGGAAACCCCGGTAAACGTGCTCACCGGCGAGACGCCCGCACATTCGCAGGCCACTGTCGAGGAAGCGAAGGCGTTCGCTGCGAGTATCGACACGGAGACGCCCCAGATCGCGCTCCCCGCATCCGTCGAGTCGCAGATCGAAACACAGAGCAAGCCCTACACGGCGGCCGCATTCTTCCACTTCAAGGCGACTGGCTCGCTCGAACGCCACCGCGCCTACCACGCCGCCTATGAGGCGGATGCGTTCGCGGTCGACTTCGAGGCAGATTACGCGTCGGGCGACCTGACCATCACTGTCGAACGAGCGGACGAAGCCTAAGAATCCGCCGTCACGAGGAGAGTTTTTCGAGCGCCGGCGATGGGTGCCGGCGCAGCTGGAGCGAGCAACGATTCCCGGTGCGTCGGCGTTTCGAGGTGTTCGAGATGCATATGGTGATTTACGCTCTGGTAGAGGCATCGGCGCACGACGACGCGCTGGCCACCGGAAAGTCAGTGTTCGACCGCTTGGTCGGCGCGGA
Protein-coding sequences here:
- a CDS encoding DUF6735 family protein, whose translation is MGHRALVAYERTDGQYTLHYSHWGAANLKLKHRISAESPFGGDDADSKWAKQLLAELVDGLEADAVDGYLADEDRPSTVVEPKPRATGLTLDEIVADHLDYLHHEAFFVVSTTFEVTAYRTLWFGLQYESETVEQGETVGNGALATVWWHDGEPVGDGHLQGQFAALKDVVGDMLDKGVFTPSTARQYLKRKLAERVGDRQELLIPTGESPFEKASLNHL
- a CDS encoding transcription initiation factor IIB produces the protein MATRDIYESGFDEDVRTESSANQCPECDGRVTTNTVETVCEDCGLVIDEQRIDHGPEWRAYDDEKRERTGAPLTAARHDRGLSTEIGRGTDAKGNELSGQKRRRLARMRREQTRGRWRSKAERNLAHGLGEVRRLASALELSDSVRDQACQLFRSAQNEDLLRGRSIEAIAAASVYGACRCNGLSRLVGEVSEMARVAESRVTNAYKTLNEELGLPAEPVSPSMFVPRLASDLECADEIRQRARALAEQAEERGVTTGVHPAGFAAACLYKAGREEGRWLTQSEAADVANASKATVRAHRDTLEEQVA
- a CDS encoding cupin domain-containing protein; translation: MDTDEQPQAWMLDSQEGDAYWSLGSLTVLKATAENTNGSFSMIEEHVPAGQSPPMHVHQSDDEMWYIIDGTVTFEVDGERFTATNGSTVFAPHGRPHSYLTEEETRWLMFVHEPGLEQLWASVGSPADTWTIPDDSEVEAQMNRVIEQLEQYGIEIVGDPLVADASSSQ
- a CDS encoding alpha/beta fold hydrolase, with translation MEIVISADGTPIAYERTGSGPPLVLVHGSADLHTFWDLAGARSAFAEDCTVYAMDRRGRGESGDAAEYTLEREAEDVAAVVNAIDEPVTLLGHSSGALFSLEAALHTDNLRKLILNEPPVAVGDHELNVEETVTEMRRLLEDGEREQALVLFLQEVAQLAPEELDAARSASIWKEMVNAANTLPRELQAIAEYEFDAARFVEMTTPTLVLSGGESPPFYKDATEVVTGALPNSRLVTFDGHAHEPMNTAPDRFVDEVLAFVRESN
- a CDS encoding RNA-guided endonuclease InsQ/TnpB family protein; amino-acid sequence: MEVRRTVPVKLEVTDEQADLLHETIDEFLWAANYVVDAAWDGEWAETRSSVLHEMTYDEVREQTRLHSNHVQSARNRAVDALKSVVAEWKNGEYASIPTFSSPFCEYNQRNATFHDDHAVLSTVDGRVTAEYVLPDKTRDTPHSKYLRSERWETTGATLHYRRGDFYLHVRTKADVDDPKPAENGTVLGVDLGIENIAVTSTGAFWSADELNHWRTEYVQRRKSLQECGSRWAHENVQAVGRKETGRFEQYLHRIANDILAEASESGCTVIAFEDLTDIRDRMPDARQFHEWAFNRLYDYVSYKAEGRGIQVKQVNPKNTSRRCSSCGFTHEDNRPSQDTFRCQSCGYENHADYNAAKNIGYRLLRNQTGGEGGAPVGVRLNTGMLNANGVKPVPDSVRAGVHGESPPL
- a CDS encoding RNA-guided endonuclease InsQ/TnpB family protein translates to MDDTLRRTVRIKLDVPREHRGDLHQTKTQFLHCANRTSEWAWRYDDDCITSKSRAEEALYDELREETELTANLVQKGIRRAITAVRAGVEKLTQGKKTSQPKFDSWSIVYDKRSATFNDDHATLSTPNGRVTAEYVLPPENQRENTPFGRYYESDNWNTSSATLQYDENEDTFYLQVTLKNPDYGSDGPERQESESCDDLPENGVVLGVDLNVTGAFVVTSTGEFIGSADFLTHKRDQYEQRRGCLQQTGTRSAHLTIQSIGSQFSEWSLNWLHNQANDLIEEAGDADVDGIIFEDLTHIRENIANGSKFQQWAYAKFVELVEYKVESTDLFVDFVNPAYTSQRCSYCGCTHEDNRDDKQFECRSCGYEVNADYNAAKNIANRYCKYIHRGQKSRGGWATSQLALKSGMLNVNGEYTPSA